The following coding sequences lie in one Arachis hypogaea cultivar Tifrunner chromosome 4, arahy.Tifrunner.gnm2.J5K5, whole genome shotgun sequence genomic window:
- the LOC112797199 gene encoding uncharacterized protein, translated as MKMKMQSYCIFLLLFLILFTSPKPVLSDDTSFNDDVLGLIVFKAGLDDPKGKLSSWNEDDLTPCNWDGVDCDLSTKRVNSLVLDGFSLSGHVDRGLLRLQNLKILSLARNNFTGTINPDLPSSLGGLQVVDFSDNNLSGSIPEGFFNQCGSLRTVSFAKNNLTGKVPDSLSSCSTLVNVNFSYNQISGILPSGVWFLRAIQSFDLSNNLLEGEIPEGIKNLYDLRELNLQNNHFSGKIPEEIGGCLVLKSVDLSGNFLSGELPESMQRLTSCTSLSLQRNSLTGTIPDWIGGLKSLEILDLSANELSGWIPKSLGNLDSLLRLNLSRNQFTRNLPFSMANCSKLSTFDISQNEFSGHIPWWIFIMGFQGSPFHDLEVLDLSSNAFSGELPYGIGNLSSLQVLNVSGNNISGSIPVTIGELKSLYILDLSDNKINGSIPSEIQGARSLSELRLQRNFLSGRIPAEIDKCSSLTSLILSHNKLTGSIPASIANLTNLQYVDLSWNEVSGGLPKELTNLSHLLGFNVSYNQLQGELPVGGFFNTISPSSVSGNSLLCGSVVNQSCPSDHPKPIVLNPNSSSSNSSISAQNRHHKIILSISALIAIGAAAFIAVGVVAITVLNIHVRNSMARSAAQFAFSGGEDYSGSPENDPNYGKLVMFSGDADFADGAHNLLNKDSEIGRGGFGVVYRTVLRDGHSVAIKKLTVSSLIKSQDDFEREVKNLGKVRHQNLVTLEGYYWTSSLQLLIYEYLSKGSLHKLLHDDNNSKDVFSWRQRFRIILGMAKGLAHLHQMDIIHYNLKSTNVLIDCSSEAKIGDYGLVKLLPMLDHCVLSSKIQSALGYMAPEFACRTVKITEKCDVYGFGILVLEVVTGRRPVEYMEDDVVVLCDMVRGALEEGKVEQCVDGRLLGNFAAEEAIPVIKLGLICASQVPSNRPDMAEVINILELIQCPSEGQEELE; from the exons ATGAAAATGAAGATGCAATCGTATTGCATATTCCTACTACTGTTTCTGATTCTTTTTACTTCACCAAAACCAGTGCTATCTGATGACACTTCATTCAATGATGATGTTTTGGGTTTGATTGTGTTCAAAGCCGGTTTGGATGATCCAAAGGGTAAACTTTCTTCATGGAATGAAGATGATTTAACCCCTTGCAATTGGGATGGTGTGGATTGTGACCTCTCAACAAAAAGGGTCAATTCCCTTGTTCTTGATGGTTTCTCTCTTTCTGGCCATGTTGATAGAGGACTCTTGAGGCTTCAAAATCTAAAGATTCTCTCACTTGCAAGGAACAACTTCACTGGCACCATAAACCCTGATCTTCCTTCATCACTTGGTGGATTGCAAGTTGTTGACTTTAGTGACAACAATCTCTCTGGTTCAATCCCTGAAGGGTTCTTCAACCAATGTGGCTCTCTTAGAACAGTTTCCTTTGCCAAGAACAACCTCACAG GTAAGGTTCCTGATTCCTTGAGCTCATGCTCCACATTGGTGAATGTTAACTTTTCATACAATCAAATTTCTGGTATATTGCCATCTGGGGTGTGGTTCTTGAGGGCAATACAGTCATTTGATCTGTCAAATAACTTGCTTGAAGGAGAGATTCCTGAGGGAATTAAGAATCTGTATGATTTGAGGGAGTTGAATTTGCAGAATAATCACTTTAGTGGAAAGATTCCTGAAGAAATTGGAGGGTGCTTGGTTTTGAAATCAGTGGATTTGAGTGGTAATTTTCTCTCTGGGGAACTTCCTGAGTCAATGCAAAGACTCACTTCATGCACATCACTCAGTTTGCAGAGAAATTCCCTCACCGGAACCATTCCTGATTGGATTGGAGGGTTGAAAAGTCTAGAGATTTTGGATCTTTCAGCTAATGAACTTTCCGGTTGGATTCCGAAATCATTAGGGAATTTAGACTCACTGCTTAGGTTGAATTTGTCCAGGAATCAGTTCACAAGAAACTTGCCGTTTTCGATGGCGAATTGTTCTAAGCTTTCGACATTCGACATAAGCCAGAATGAATTTTCAGGCCATATTCCTTGGTGGATATTCATAATGGGTTTTCAAGGTTCACCTTTCCATGATCTTGAAGTGTTGGATTTGTCATCCAATGCATTTTCTGGTGAGCTTCCATATGGCATTGGGAACCTTAGCAGTTTGCAAGTGTTGAATGTTTCCGGCAACAATATCTCTGGCTCGATTCCTGTGACCATAGGAGAACTCAAATCTTTATACATTCTTGATTTGAGTGACAACAAGATTAATGGAAGCATTCCTTCTGAAATTCAAGGTGCACGTTCACTCAGTGAATTGAGGCTACAAAGGAACTTCCTAAGTGGGAGAATTCCAGCCGAAATCGACAAGTGTTCATCTTTAACATCTTT GATACTTTCTCACAACAAGCTTACTGGTTCAATCCCAGCATCAATTGCAAACCTCACAAATCTTCAATATGTTGATTTGTCATGGAATGAAGTCTCTGGAGGTTTACCGAAGGAGCTTACAAATCTTTCACACCTTCTTGGTTTTAATGTATCCTACAACCAGCTTCAGGGTGAGCTACCAGTGGGTGGATTCTTCAACACCATCTCACCCTCATCTGTCTCCGGCAACTCATTGTTATGTGGTTCTGTTGTCAATCAATCCTGTCCATCCGACCACCCGAAACCTATTGTCTTAAACCCGAATTCTTCAAGTTCCAACTCCAGCATTTCGGCCCAGAATCGCCATCATAAGATCATACTCAGTATCTCAGCTCTTATTGCTATAGGAGCAGCTGCTTTTATAGCAGTTGGTGTGGTGGCTATTACAGTCTTAAACATTCATGTGCGCAATTCAATGGCTCGTTCGGCTGCTCAGTTTGCATTCTCTGGTGGTGAGGACTATAGTGGTTCGCCCGAAAATGATCCAAACTATGGCAAGCTTGTCATGTTTTCTGGTGATGCAGACTTTGCAGATGGAGCTCATAATCTTCTTAATAAAGACAGTGAAATAGGCCGTGGAGGATTCGGAGTTGTTTATCGCACTGTCCTTCGAGACGGCCACTCTGTTGCAATCAAGAAGCTTACAGTGTCCAGTTTGATCAAGTCCCAAGATGACTTTGAAAGGGAAGTGAAAAATCTCGGCAAGGTTAGACACCAAAACCTGGTGACACTCGAAGGCTATTACTGGACTTCATCTTTGCAGCTTCTCATTTATGAGTACTTATCCAAAGGGAGTTTGCATAAACTCCTCCATGATGATAATAACAGCAAAGATGTCTTTTCTTGGAGACAAAGGTTCCGGATTATTCTCGGCATGGCGAAAGGATTAGCTCATTTGCACCAGATGGACATAATACATTACAATCTTAAGTCAACCAATGTACTGATTGATTGTTCCAGCGAGGCGAAAATAGGAGATTATGGCCTAGTAAAGCTATTGCCAATGCTAGACCATTGTGTTTTGAGCAGCAAAATTCAAAGCGCGCTCGGCTACATGGCTCCGGAGTTTGCTTGCCGAACAGTTAAGATAACCGAGAAATGTGATGTGTATGGCTTTGGAATCCTTGTTCTTGAGGTGGTGACCGGAAGAAGGCCTGTGGAATACATGGAGGATGATGTGGTTGTTCTTTGTGACATGGTGAGAGGTGCATTGGAGGAAGGCAAGGTTGAGCAATGTGTTGATGGGAGGCTACTTGGTAATTTCGCAGCCGAAGAAGCAATTCCTGTGATCAAATTGGGGTTGATTTGTGCCTCACAAGTGCCGTCGAACCGGCCGGATATGGCCGAGGTAATCAACATACTAGAGTTAATCCAATGCCCTTCAGAAGGACAAGAGGAGTTAGAATGA